A part of Drosophila ananassae strain 14024-0371.13 chromosome 2R, ASM1763931v2, whole genome shotgun sequence genomic DNA contains:
- the LOC6507126 gene encoding mucin-5AC isoform X4, whose translation MLYSATEKRKLIIKCVLSVVLFNQIVHIHAHSNPRLDKGYGIRDTEFAKNGDISPDENPANQWDSRTKSKDTTNSPNHTTTVDPDESTTSPAKDTTTENADESTTSPPEKTTSEDPDESTTSAPDETTAEDPGESTSSPPKETTTVDPIESTTSPPEESTIGDPEESTTSAPDDTTTEDPDESTTSAPDETTAEDPDESTTSAPDETTAVDPDESTTSAPEETTTEDPDDSTTFAPEETTTEDPDESTTSAPEETTTEDPNESTTSPSEESTTGEPDESTTSAPNDTTTEDPDESTTSAPDETTAEDPDESTTSAPEETTTEDPDESTTSAPDETTAEDPDASTTSAPDGTTAEDPDESTTSAPDETTAEDPDESTTSAPEETTTEDPDESTTSAPDETTAEDPDESTTSAPEETTTEDPDESTTSPSEESTTGDPDESTTSAPNDTTTEDPDDSTTSAPDETTAEDPDDSTTSAPEETTTEDPDESTTSAPDETTAEDPDDSTTSAPEETTTEDPDESTTSAPDETTAEDPDESTTSAPDGTTAEDPDESTTSAPEETTTEDPDESTTSAPDETTAEDPDASTTSAPDGTTAEDPDESTTSAPDETTAEDPDESTTSAPEETTTEDPDESTTSAPDETTAEDPDESTTSAPEETTTEDPDESTTSAPDETTAEDPDESTTSAPDETTAEDPDESTTSAPEETTTEDPDESTTSAPDETTAEDPDESTTSAPEETTTEDPDESTTSAPDETTAEDPDESTTSAPDGTTAEDPDESTTSAPEETTTEDPDESTTSAPDETTAEDPDESTTSAPDETTAEDPDVRTTSAPDETTAEDPDESTTSAPDGTTAEDPDESTTSAPEETTTEDPDESTTSAPDETTAEDPDASTTSAPDGTTAEDPDESTTSAPEETTTEDPDESTTSAPDETTAEDPDESTTSAPEETTTEDPDESTTSAPDETTAEDPDESTTSAPDETTAEDPDESTTSAPEETTTEDPDESTTSAPDETTAEDPDESTTSAPEETTTEDPDESTTSAPDETTAEDPDESTTSAPDETTAEDPDESTTSAPDGTTAEDPDESTTSAPEETTTEDPDESTTSAPDETTAEDPDESTTSAPDETTAEDPDVRTTSAPDETTAEDPDESTTSAPDGTTAEDPDESTTSAPEETTTEDTDESTTSAPEETTTEDPDESTTSAPEETTTEDPDESTTSAPEETTTEDTDESTTSAPDETTAEDPDESTTSAPEETTTEDPDESTTSAPDETTADDPDESTTSAPDGTTAEDPDESTTSAAEETTTEDPDESTTSAPDETTTEDPDESTTSAPDETTAEDPDESTTSAPEETTTEDPDESTTSAPDETTAEDPDESTTSAPDGTTAEDPDESTTSAPEETTTEDPDESTTSAPDETTADDPDESTTSAPDGTTAEDPDESTTSAAEETTTEDPDESTTSAPDETTAEDPDESTTSAPEETTTEDPDESTTSAPDETTAEDPDESTTSAPDGTTAEDPDESTTSAPEETTTEDPDESTTSAPDETTAEDPDESTTSAPDETTAEDPDESTTSAPEETTTEDPDESTTSAPEETTTEDPDESTTSAPEETTTEDPDESTTSAPEETTTEDPDESTTSAPEQTSTEDPEESTTSAPDETTAEDPDESTTSVPDETTAEDPDESTTSVPDETTAEDPDESTTSAPEQTSTEDPEESTTSAPDETTAEDPDESTTSVPDETTAEDPDESTTSVPDETTAEDPDESTTSAPEETTTEDPDERTTSSPDETTAEDPDERTTSAPDETTAQDPDESTTSAPEESTTEDPDESTTSAPEETTTAASDSTKPEQSTASAPTETTTLAPYESTSSAPEESSTAGQDSTEPGQTTTLVPEESPTTRSTSSSSGSETTSIPDTSTSSLPPLSCSSGYPYLPYPSDCRKFIQCSGNVEYIKECPPTLYWDYKNLVCVPDSSGCYGDEGIHEKPAENVCSGGASYVPDPSDCTKFVQCSNGQPFYLQCSPNLYWDPILNVCGWSDEYCHKDKLIDVKVCDAPGMKYDQFPGDCSRYIKCSESGGILMSCNLGLFWNPIENVCEKSKRFCN comes from the exons ATGCTCTACAGTGCTACGGAGAAAcggaaattaataataaaatgcgTTTTATCGGTGGTGTTGTTCAACCAAATAGTGCACATTCACGCGCACTCGAATCCTCGTCTGGATAAGGGATACGGGATAAGGGATAcagaatttgcaaaaaatgGGGATATATCGCCCGATGAAAACCCTGCAAATCAGTGGGATTCTAGGACTAAATCAAAAGACACAACCAATTCGCCAAACCACACTACCACAGTAGATCCTGATGAGAGCACCACTTCTCCGGCAAAGGATACAACAACCGAGAATGCTGACGAGAGCACCACATCTCCGCCAGAGAAGACTACCAGCGAGGATCCTGACGAGAGCACAACTTCTGCGCCAGACGAAACAACCGCAGAGGATCCTGGCGAGAGCACCAGTTCTCCACCAAAGGAGACTACCACGGTGGATCCTATAGAGAGCACAACTTCTCCACCTGAGGAATCTACCATAGGGGATCCTGAAGAGAGCACAACTTCTGCTCCAGACGATACTACCACAGAGGATCCTGACGAGAGCACCACTTCTGCTCCAGACGAAACTACCGCCGAGGATCCTGACGAGAGCACCACTTCTGCTCCAGACGAAACTACCGCCGTGGATCCTGACGAGAGCACAACTTCTGCGCCAGAGGAGACTACAACTGAGGATCCTGACGATAGCACCACTTTTGCTCCAGAGGAGACTACAACTGAGGATCCTGACGAGAGCACAACTTCTGCGCCAGAGGAGACTACAACTGAGGATCCTAACGAGAGCACAACTTCTCCATCCGAGGAATCTACCACAGGGGAACCTGATGAGAGCACAACTTCTGCTCCAAACGATACTACCACAGAGGATCCTGACGAGAGCACCACTTCTGCTCCAGACGAAACTACCGCAGAGGATCCTGACGAGAGCACCACTTCTGCGCCAGAGGAGACTACAACTGAGGATCCTGACGAGAGCACAACTTCTGCGCCAGACGAAACTACCGCAGAGGATCCTGACGCGAGCACCACTTCTGCTCCAGACGGAACTACCGCAGAGGATCCTGACGAGAGCACAACTTCTGCGCCAGACGAAACTACCGCAGAGGATCCTGACGAGAGCACCACTTCTGCGCCAGAGGAGACTACAACTGAGGATCCTGACGAGAGCACAACTTCTGCGCCAGACGAAACTACCGCAGAGGATCCTGACGAGAGCACAACTTCTGCGCCAGAGGAGACTACAACTGAGGATCCTGACGAGAGCACAACTTCTCCATCCGAGGAATCTACCACAGGGGATCCTGATGAGAGCACAACTTCTGCTCCAAACGATACTACCACAGAGGATCCTGACGACAGCACAACATCTGCGCCAGACGAAACTACCGCAGAGGATCCTGACGACAGCACAACTTCTGCGCCAGAGGAGACTACAACTGAGGATCCTGACGAGAGCACAACTTCTGCGCCAGACGAAACTACCGCAGAGGATCCTGACGACAGCACCACTTCTGCGCCAGAGGAGACTACAACTGAGGATCCTGACGAGAGCACAACTTCTGCGCCAGACGAAACTACCGCAGAGGATCCTGACGAGAGCACCACTTCTGCTCCAGACGGAACTACCGCAGAGGATCCTGACGAGAGCACAACTTCTGCGCCAGAGGAGACTACAACTGAGGATCCTGACGAGAGCACAACTTCTGCGCCAGACGAAACTACCGCAGAGGATCCTGACGCGAGCACCACTTCTGCTCCAGACGGAACTACCGCAGAGGATCCTGACGAGAGCACAACTTCTGCGCCAGACGAAACTACCGCAGAGGATCCTGACGAGAGCACCACTTCTGCGCCAGAGGAGACTACAACTGAGGATCCTGACGAGAGCACAACTTCTGCGCCAGACGAAACTACCGCAGAGGATCCTGACGAGAGCACAACTTCTGCGCCAGAGGAGACTACAACTGAGGATCCTGACGAGAGCACCACTTCTGCGCCAGACGAAACTACCGCAGAGGATCCTGACGAGAGCACCACTTCTGCGCCAGACGAAACTACCGCAGAGGATCCTGACGAGAGCACAACTTCTGCGCCAGAGGAGACTACAACTGAGGATCCTGACGAGAGCACCACTTCTGCGCCAGACGAAACTACCGCAGAGGATCCTGACGAGAGCACAACTTCTGCGCCAGAGGAGACTACAACTGAGGATCCTGACGAGAGCACAACTTCTGCGCCAGACGAAACTACCGCAGAG GATCCTGACGAGAGCACCACTTCTGCTCCAGACGGAACTACCGCAGAGGATCCTGATGAGAGCACAACTTCTGCGCCAGAGGAGACTACAACTGAGGATCCTGACGAGAGCACAACTTCTGCGCCAGACGAAACTACCGCAGAGGATCCTGACGAGAGCACAACTTCTGCTCCAGACGAAACTACCGCAGAGGATCCTGACGTGAGAACAACTTCTGCTCCAGACGAAACTACCGCAGAGGATCCTGACGAGAGCACCACTTCTGCTCCAGACGGAACTACCGCAGAGGATCCTGACGAGAGCACAACTTCTGCGCCAGAGGAGACTACAACTGAGGATCCTGACGAGAGCACAACTTCTGCGCCAGACGAAACTACCGCAGAGGATCCTGACGCGAGCACCACTTCTGCTCCAGACGGAACTACCGCAGAGGATCCTGACGAGAGCACAACTTCTGCGCCAGAGGAGACTACAACTGAGGATCCTGACGAGAGCACAACTTCTGCGCCAGACGAAACTACCGCAGAGGATCCTGACGAGAGCACAACTTCTGCTCCAGAGGAGACTACAACTGAGGATCCTGACGAGAGCACCACTTCTGCGCCAGACGAAACTACCGCAGAGGATCCTGACGAGAGCACCACTTCTGCGCCAGACGAAACTACCGCAGAGGATCCTGACGAGAGCACAACTTCTGCGCCAGAGGAGACTACAACTGAGGATCCTGACGAGAGCACCACTTCTGCGCCAGACGAAACTACCGCAGAGGATCCTGACGAGAGCACAACTTCTGCGCCAGAGGAGACTACAACTGAGGATCCTGACGAGAGCACAACTTCTGCGCCAGACGAAACTACCGCAGAGGATCCTGACGAGAGCACCACTTCTGCTCCAGACGAAACTACCGCAGAGGATCCTGACGAGAGCACCACTTCTGCTCCAGACGGAACTACCGCAGAGGATCCTGATGAGAGCACAACTTCTGCGCCAGAGGAGACTACAACTGAGGATCCTGACGAGAGCACAACTTCTGCGCCAGACGAAACTACCGCAGAGGATCCTGACGAGAGCACAACTTCTGCTCCAGACGAAACTACCGCAGAGGATCCTGACGTGAGAACGACTTCTGCTCCAGACGAAACTACCGCAGAGGATCCTGACGAGAGCACCACTTCTGCTCCAGACGGAACTACCGCAGAGGATCCTGATGAGAGCACAACTTCTGCGCCAGAGGAGACTACAACTGAGGATACTGACGAGAGCACAACTTCTGCGCCAGAGGAGACTACAACTGAGGATCCTGACGAGAGCACAACTTCTGCGCCAGAGGAGACTACAACTGAGGATCCTGACGAGAGCACAACTTCTGCGCCAGAGGAGACTACAACTGAGGATACTGACGAGAGCACAACTTCTGCGCCAGACGAAACTACCGCAGAGGATCCTGATGAGAGCACAACTTCTGCGCCAGAGGAGACTACAACTGAGGATCCTGACGAGAGCACAACTTCTGCGCCAGACGAAACTACCGCAGATGATCCTGACGAGAGCACCACTTCTGCTCCAGACGGAACTACCGCAGAGGATCCTGACGAGAGCACAACTTCTGCGGCAGAGGAGACTACAACTGAGGATCCTGACGAGAGCACAACTTCTGCGCCAGACGAGACTACAACTGAGGATCCTGACGAGAGCACAACTTCTGCGCCAGACGAAACTACCGCAGAGGATCCTGATGAGAGCACAACTTCTGCGCCAGAGGAGACTACAACTGAGGATCCTGACGAGAGCACAACTTCTGCGCCAGACGAAACTACCGCAGAGGATCCTGACGAGAGCACCACTTCTGCTCCAGACGGAACTACCGCAGAGGATCCTGACGAGAGCACAACTTCTGCGCCAGAGGAGACTACAACTGAG GATCCTGACGAGAGCACAACTTCTGCGCCAGACGAAACTACCGCAGATGATCCTGACGAGAGCACCACTTCTGCTCCAGACGGAACTACCGCAGAGGATCCTGACGAGAGCACAACTTCTGCGGCAGAGGAGACTACAACTGAGGATCCTGACGAGAGCACAACTTCTGCGCCAGACGAAACTACCGCAGAGGATCCTGACGAGAGCACAACTTCTGCGCCAGAGGAGACTACAACTGAGGATCCTGACGAGAGCACAACTTCTGCGCCAGACGAAACTACCGCAGAGGATCCTGACGAGAGCACCACTTCTGCTCCAGACGGAACTACCGCAGAGGATCCTGACGAGAGCACAACTTCTGCGCCAGAGGAGACTACAACTGAGGATCCTGACGAGAGCACAACTTCTGCGCCAGACGAAACTACCGCAGAGGATCCTGACGAGAGCACCACTTCTGCTCCAGACGAAACTACCGCAGAGGATCCTGACGAGAGCACAACTTCTGCGCCAGAGGAGACTACAACTGAGGATCCTGACGAGAGCACAACTTCTGCGCCAGAGGAGACTACAACTGAGGATCCTGACGAGAGCACAACTTCTGCGCCAGAGGAGACTACAACTGAGGATCCTGACGAGAGCACAACTTCTGCGCCAGAGGAGACTACAACTGAGGATCCTGACGAGAGCACCACTTCTGCGCCAGAGCAGACTTCAACCGAGGATCCTGAAGAGAGCACAACTTCTGCTCCAGACGAAACTACCGCAGAGGATCCTGACGAGAGCACAACTTCTGTTCCAGACGAAACTACCGCAGAGGATCCTGACGAGAGCACAACTTCTGTTCCAGACGAAACTACCGCAGAGGATCCTGACGAGAGCACAACTTCTGCGCCAGAGCAGACTTCAACCGAGGATCCTGAAGAGAGCACAACTTCTGCTCCAGACGAAACTACCGCAGAGGATCCTGACGAGAGCACAACTTCTGTTCCAGACGAAACTACCGCAGAGGATCCTGACGAGAGCACAACTTCTGTTCCAGACGAAACTACCGCAGAGGATCCTGACGAGAGCACAACTTCTGCGCCAGAGGAGACTACAACTGAGGATCCTGACGAGAGAACAACTTCTTCGCCAGACGAAACTACCGCAGAGGATCCTGACGAGAGAACTACTTCTGCTCCAGACGAAACTACCGCACAGGATCCTGACGAGAGCACCACTTCGGCACCAGAGGAGAGTACCACCGAGGATCCTGATGAGAGCACAACTTCTGCGCCTGAAGAGACTACTACGGCAGCATCGGATTCAACAAAACCAGAGCAGAGCACCGCTTCTGCGCCAACGGAGACTACTACATTAGCACCATATGAGAGTACATCGTCAGCGCCAGAGGAGTCTTCTACAGCGGGACAGGATTCTACAGAGCCGGGGCAGACCACTACTTTGGTGCCAGAGGAGTCTCCGACCACGCGATCGACTAGTTCCTCTTCCGGTTCCGAAACCACGTCCATACCCGATACGTCGACTTCCTCACTACCACCGCTGTCGTGTAGTAGCGGGTATCCTTACCTGCCGTACCCATCCGATTGTCGCAAGTTTATCCAGTGCAGTGGGAATGTCGAGTACATAAAGGAGTGTCCACCTACACTCTATTGGGACTATAAAAATCTCGTCTGTGTCCCAGATAGCAGCGGGTGTTATGGCGATGAAGGAATCCACGAGAAGCCCGCGGAAAATGTGTGTAGCGGGGGAGCATCATATGTACCTGATCCAAGCGACTGCACAAAGTTCGTCCAATGCAGCAATGGCCAGCCATTCTATCTACAATGTTCTCCGAACCTGTACTGGGATCCCATACTCAATGTCTGCGGCTGGTCGGATGAATACTGTCATAAGGATAAACTTATCGATGTAAAGGTCTGTGATGCGCCAGGCATGAAATATGACCAGTTCCCAGGCGATTGTTCGAGGTACATTAAGTGTTCTGAATCGGGAGGAATCCTGATGAGCTGTAATCTTGGACTATTCTGGAATCCCATTGAAAACGTCTGCGAAAAGTCGAAGAGGTTCTGCAATTGA